The Octadecabacter arcticus 238 genome contains a region encoding:
- a CDS encoding IS630 family transposase (programmed frameshift) codes for MGGAIKITRTDMSAKDLRRAAKRTKDGRVVRRLLAIALVLDGVDRETAARSSGMDRQTLRDWAHRFNAEGIEGLSDRNGKGAKPRLSPKQQAQFVAWVEAGPDPVKDGVVRWRCVDLQARVEEEFDVKLHVRTIGKYLTKHGFRRLSVRPEHPKTDREAQQAFKKNFASLVNDTLPEHAKGKPLEVWFQDEARVGQQGTLTRKWAKRGTRPRAPRDIRFKWSYIFGAACPARGTAAGLVLPYVNAEAMGLHLDEIAKAVAPGSHALLIVDGAGWHGAKCLQVPDKITLVKLPPYSPELNPMENVWAYLRANKLAITVFDTYDEILDKCAQAWNFFANDPERISSITDREWARVT; via the exons ATGGGTGGAGCCATAAAAATTACGCGCACGGATATGTCTGCGAAAGATTTGCGCCGTGCGGCAAAGCGAACCAAGGATGGGCGGGTTGTACGGCGACTACTGGCCATAGCGCTGGTGCTTGATGGGGTGGATCGTGAAACGGCTGCCCGCAGCAGTGGTATGGATCGACAAACACTTCGGGATTGGGCGCATCGCTTTAACGCAGAAGGCATTGAGGGGTTATCGGATCGGAATGGCAAGGGGGCAAAACCACGGTTGTCGCCCAAGCAACAGGCGCAATTTGTGGCGTGGGTGGAGGCCGGGCCCGACCCAGTAAAAGATGGCGTAGTACGATGGCGTTGTGTCGACTTGCAGGCTCGTGTTGAAGAGGAGTTCGACGTGAAACTGCATGTGCGTACGATTGGGAAATATCTAACCAAGCATGGCTTTCGCCGCCTGTCTGTGCGTCCAGAGCATCCGAAAACTGATCGCGAAGCGCAGCAGGCTTTTA AAAAAAACTTTGCGAGCCTCGTAAACGATACTCTGCCAGAACATGCAAAGGGGAAGCCTCTTGAAGTATGGTTCCAAGATGAAGCCCGCGTTGGACAACAGGGGACACTCACCCGTAAATGGGCCAAGCGTGGAACTCGCCCGCGCGCACCCCGTGATATACGCTTCAAATGGAGTTATATCTTTGGTGCCGCTTGTCCCGCACGTGGTACCGCCGCAGGTCTCGTCCTGCCCTACGTCAACGCCGAGGCTATGGGGCTGCATCTTGATGAGATCGCAAAAGCTGTCGCACCCGGCTCACATGCCTTGCTGATTGTTGATGGGGCGGGGTGGCATGGCGCAAAATGTTTGCAGGTGCCAGATAAAATTACGCTCGTTAAGCTGCCACCGTATTCACCCGAACTGAACCCCATGGAAAACGTCTGGGCTTATCTGCGAGCTAATAAACTCGCAATCACAGTTTTCGACACCTATGACGAAATACTCGACAAATGTGCACAAGCTTGGAACTTCTTTGCGAACGACCCAGAGCGAATAAGTTCAATCACAGATCGAGAATGGGCAAGGGTCACTTAA
- a CDS encoding ISAs1-like element ISOan1 family transposase, producing MIFTGLTRSYAMPNPSSPEVHPIEFLTHFSEISDSRQEVKVTYPLPEILLLTLCAVLSGANDWTAISIYGTKKLGFLKRFLPFADGTPSHDQLGNIFAALDAEAFQACFIDWVASLNKTVTGVVAIDGKTSRRSLDKAGGKAAIHMISAWSSEWNLTLAQRQVDGKSNEITAIPELLELLTLKGAIVTIDAMGCQREIAAKIISKEADYILALKGNQGSLRKDTELFMTEQAAVDYDDTTVTYHETVEKSHGRIETRRVTVCTDIDWLKADHNWPGLKSIVMVQYHAILQDKTRAETRYYISSMTSDAEHHAKAIRDHWGIENGLHWVMDMVFRDDECRIRNGNAPANFTTIKHVASNMLRSVKGKHSLRSKRHIASWDDDFLAEIINT from the coding sequence GTGATCTTCACTGGTTTAACGAGGTCATATGCCATGCCAAACCCAAGTTCACCTGAGGTCCATCCCATTGAATTTCTTACGCATTTTTCAGAGATAAGCGATTCACGTCAAGAGGTTAAAGTGACTTACCCTTTGCCGGAAATACTCCTCTTAACCCTATGCGCTGTTTTGTCAGGTGCCAATGACTGGACGGCCATCTCGATATATGGGACCAAGAAACTGGGCTTTTTGAAGCGTTTTCTACCTTTTGCAGACGGGACACCGTCCCATGACCAACTTGGAAACATCTTTGCGGCCTTGGATGCCGAGGCGTTTCAGGCCTGTTTTATCGACTGGGTGGCCTCCCTTAACAAGACGGTGACTGGAGTGGTCGCGATTGATGGGAAAACCTCTCGCCGCAGCCTGGATAAAGCTGGCGGCAAGGCCGCAATTCACATGATCTCGGCCTGGAGTTCGGAATGGAATCTGACGCTGGCGCAACGGCAGGTGGACGGCAAGTCCAACGAGATAACGGCCATACCAGAACTGTTGGAACTGCTCACCCTGAAGGGGGCTATTGTCACCATCGACGCTATGGGATGCCAACGCGAAATCGCCGCGAAGATCATCTCCAAAGAAGCAGACTACATCCTCGCTTTGAAGGGTAATCAGGGCAGCCTACGCAAGGACACAGAATTATTCATGACGGAACAGGCGGCCGTAGATTATGACGACACAACAGTCACTTACCACGAAACGGTAGAGAAGTCTCATGGCCGTATCGAAACAAGGAGGGTCACAGTGTGCACGGATATTGACTGGCTTAAAGCGGACCACAATTGGCCCGGTTTGAAAAGCATCGTTATGGTCCAGTACCACGCCATCCTGCAGGATAAAACGCGCGCCGAAACCCGCTATTACATTTCATCAATGACATCAGATGCTGAACATCACGCCAAAGCCATCCGTGACCACTGGGGAATAGAAAACGGGCTGCATTGGGTCATGGACATGGTGTTTCGCGACGATGAATGCCGTATCCGAAATGGCAATGCTCCAGCCAATTTTACGACCATAAAACACGTTGCAAGCAACATGCTGCGCTCCGTAAAGGGGAAGCATAGCCTGCGATCAAAGCGCCACATTGCATCATGGGATGATGATTTCCTCGCCGAAATAATTAACACCTAA
- a CDS encoding DUF6691 family protein: MAFVMRGALGGAALGYRFVLRRVWPMCSTCQRSDPLIAGSTTFGVGWGIARFCLGEELPAVGKLDPAALTFTGAMITGIVIAKIVKSKSQPLGHTV; encoded by the coding sequence TTGGCGTTTGTTATGCGCGGTGCATTGGGCGGTGCGGCGTTGGGATATCGGTTCGTTCTGCGCCGCGTATGGCCGATGTGTTCCACCTGCCAACGTTCCGATCCATTGATCGCTGGGTCAACGACGTTTGGCGTCGGTTGGGGCATCGCCAGGTTCTGCCTCGGTGAGGAATTGCCTGCTGTGGGAAAGCTGGACCCAGCCGCGTTGACCTTTACGGGCGCGATGATCACTGGCATCGTGATTGCAAAGATCGTTAAATCAAAATCGCAACCGTTGGGACACACAGTATGA
- a CDS encoding DNA alkylation repair protein translates to MIPIEDAIAVLQIQGDVQKAVEMKSYHKAERVYFGVPNPAIDAAVKTWRADLSVDDRLALAADLWDSNVHEARVAAAKLLMQARINPDEAAWALIMSWVPQFDTWAIADHVCGAGARRLLADPSRLGVVEGWITSDHMWTKRAAMVITLPWTKMNNPKPDELAARERILGWAAEYTNDQAWFIQKSVAWWLRELGRHDAPRVWTFLDAHGDKMKPSLRKDASRNLPPR, encoded by the coding sequence ATGATCCCTATTGAAGACGCGATTGCCGTTCTGCAAATCCAAGGCGATGTGCAAAAAGCGGTTGAAATGAAATCCTACCATAAGGCCGAGCGGGTCTATTTTGGCGTACCTAACCCCGCGATTGATGCGGCGGTCAAAACCTGGCGGGCGGACTTGTCGGTTGACGACAGGTTGGCGCTGGCGGCTGACCTTTGGGACAGCAACGTTCACGAAGCCCGCGTCGCGGCGGCAAAATTATTGATGCAGGCGCGGATCAATCCCGATGAAGCCGCGTGGGCGTTGATCATGTCGTGGGTGCCACAATTTGATACTTGGGCGATTGCCGATCACGTTTGCGGTGCGGGCGCGCGCCGGTTGCTTGCGGATCCGTCGCGGCTGGGCGTCGTTGAGGGCTGGATCACGTCAGATCATATGTGGACCAAGCGTGCCGCGATGGTCATCACCTTGCCGTGGACGAAAATGAACAATCCCAAGCCGGACGAACTGGCCGCCCGCGAACGCATTTTGGGCTGGGCGGCGGAATACACCAATGACCAAGCGTGGTTCATTCAAAAGTCCGTGGCATGGTGGTTGCGCGAATTGGGTCGCCACGATGCGCCACGGGTCTGGACGTTTTTGGACGCCCATGGCGATAAGATGAAACCGTCGCTGCGCAAAGACGCGAGCAGAAATTTGCCACCGCGCTAG
- a CDS encoding fructose transporter kinase, which produces MINLTPQVNLLAERIQPLRSGPARVLVAIAGPPASGKTTLAEELARRLNAQKCQTVVVPQDGFHLDNQVLEERGQLNRKGAPQTFDGAGFVHMVRRLKERVDVAVPTFDRTRDISIAGARIVPASAEVIIVEGNYLLYDEAPWFNLAPLWTLSVRLDVPIEELRARLIQRWLGHGLSRTAATRRATNNDVPNAQSVLDHALPATLTLAPDGTLA; this is translated from the coding sequence GTGATCAATCTGACCCCTCAAGTCAATCTTCTGGCCGAACGCATCCAGCCGCTTCGCTCGGGTCCTGCGCGCGTTTTGGTCGCGATTGCGGGCCCGCCAGCCAGTGGGAAAACCACGCTGGCGGAGGAACTGGCGCGGCGGCTGAATGCACAAAAGTGTCAGACCGTGGTGGTGCCACAAGACGGGTTTCATCTGGACAATCAGGTGCTTGAGGAACGTGGCCAACTTAACCGCAAGGGCGCGCCACAGACGTTTGATGGCGCTGGGTTCGTGCATATGGTGCGCCGCCTGAAGGAACGCGTCGACGTGGCAGTTCCGACTTTTGATCGCACCCGCGACATTTCAATTGCGGGCGCGCGGATCGTTCCCGCCAGCGCCGAGGTGATCATCGTTGAGGGCAATTATCTGCTATATGACGAGGCACCTTGGTTCAATTTGGCGCCGCTCTGGACGCTGTCAGTGCGCCTTGATGTACCCATAGAAGAGCTGCGCGCGCGGCTGATTCAACGGTGGCTGGGCCATGGGTTAAGCCGCACAGCCGCGACGCGGCGCGCCACAAACAACGATGTGCCGAACGCGCAAAGTGTGTTGGATCATGCCCTGCCTGCGACGCTGACGCTTGCGCCGGACGGCACGCTCGCCTGA
- the glmS gene encoding glutamine--fructose-6-phosphate transaminase (isomerizing) produces MCGIVGILGRHEAAPILVEALKRLEYRGYDSAGIATLNAGVLDRRRAVGKLINLQDLLVHEPLAGKSGIGHTRWATHGEPNVNNAHPHQTRRVAVVHNGIIENFRELREELATKGIHYETDTDTETVALLAQSYLDQGLSPRDAAEQTIARLMGAYALCFLFEGEDDLMIAARKGSPLAIGHGDGEMFVGSDAIALAPMTDKVTYLDEGDWAVITRTSLEIRDGEGRIANRDMRTIKIDTASVDKGGHKHFMAKEIAEQPSVLTNALGYYIQDGKIMLPDPGLDFAQIDHLTMVACGTAFYACLVAKYWFEQIARLPVEIDVASEFRYREPPIPKGTAALFVSQSGETADTLAALRYCQGKVDKIVSVVNVPESSIARESDLPLPILAGIEIGVASTKAFTCQLTVLAILAIKAAQDRGHMNPDEVAEALEQVKSVPGLMSHALALGERTKAVSRKLAEARDILFLGRGPMYALAHEGALKLKEISYIHAEAYASGELKHGPIALVDKHVPVIVMAPRDALFEKTISNMQEVMARGGKVLLITDKQGAKEAGPGVWDTILMPEVAPFVAPILYAIPAQLLAYHTAVAKGTDVDQPRNLAKSVTVE; encoded by the coding sequence ATGTGTGGAATTGTAGGTATCCTAGGGCGGCACGAAGCGGCGCCTATCCTTGTGGAAGCGCTGAAACGGCTGGAATACCGCGGCTATGACAGCGCTGGAATTGCAACCTTGAACGCTGGCGTTCTGGATCGCCGCCGTGCGGTGGGTAAACTGATAAATTTACAGGATCTACTGGTGCATGAACCACTGGCAGGAAAATCCGGCATCGGGCACACCCGTTGGGCGACCCACGGCGAACCCAATGTGAACAATGCCCATCCACACCAGACCAGACGTGTGGCTGTGGTTCACAACGGCATTATTGAAAACTTCCGCGAGCTGCGCGAAGAGTTGGCCACCAAAGGCATCCACTATGAGACCGACACCGATACGGAAACTGTCGCACTTTTGGCACAAAGCTATCTAGATCAAGGCCTTAGCCCACGCGACGCGGCAGAACAGACAATTGCGCGCCTGATGGGGGCCTACGCGCTGTGTTTTCTGTTTGAGGGCGAAGACGACCTGATGATCGCGGCGCGCAAAGGATCACCGCTGGCAATCGGGCACGGGGATGGTGAAATGTTCGTCGGATCGGACGCGATTGCACTGGCGCCAATGACCGACAAAGTCACCTACCTCGACGAAGGTGACTGGGCCGTGATTACGCGAACATCGTTGGAAATTCGCGACGGCGAGGGCCGGATCGCCAACCGCGACATGCGCACAATCAAGATTGATACCGCGTCGGTCGACAAAGGCGGGCACAAGCATTTCATGGCGAAAGAAATCGCCGAACAACCGTCGGTGCTGACCAATGCATTGGGCTACTATATTCAGGACGGCAAGATCATGTTGCCCGATCCAGGATTGGATTTTGCACAGATTGATCACCTGACAATGGTGGCTTGCGGCACGGCCTTCTATGCCTGCCTCGTGGCGAAATACTGGTTTGAACAGATTGCCCGCCTGCCCGTCGAGATCGATGTTGCATCCGAATTCCGCTACCGCGAACCACCGATCCCGAAAGGCACCGCGGCGTTGTTCGTCAGCCAATCCGGTGAGACCGCCGATACATTGGCCGCGTTGCGATATTGCCAAGGCAAGGTCGACAAGATCGTGTCGGTGGTGAATGTTCCCGAAAGTTCAATCGCCCGCGAAAGCGATTTGCCGCTGCCGATTTTGGCGGGCATCGAGATCGGCGTGGCGTCAACAAAAGCGTTCACCTGCCAGCTGACAGTGCTGGCAATTTTGGCGATCAAGGCGGCGCAAGATCGCGGACACATGAACCCCGATGAAGTGGCCGAGGCGTTAGAGCAGGTGAAGTCTGTCCCCGGCTTGATGAGCCATGCTTTGGCCCTTGGCGAGCGCACCAAAGCCGTGTCGCGCAAACTGGCAGAGGCACGAGACATCCTGTTTCTGGGGCGCGGACCGATGTACGCACTGGCCCACGAGGGTGCACTAAAATTGAAAGAAATCAGCTACATACACGCCGAAGCTTATGCATCAGGCGAACTGAAGCACGGACCAATTGCACTGGTGGACAAACACGTACCAGTCATCGTCATGGCCCCGCGCGATGCGCTGTTCGAAAAGACGATTTCCAACATGCAAGAAGTCATGGCGCGCGGTGGCAAGGTGTTGTTGATCACAGACAAACAGGGTGCCAAAGAGGCTGGACCGGGGGTGTGGGACACGATCCTGATGCCCGAGGTTGCCCCCTTCGTCGCCCCTATCCTTTATGCAATCCCAGCCCAATTGTTGGCCTATCATACGGCGGTCGCCAAAGGCACCGACGTGGATCAGCCGCGCAATTTGGCCAAATCGGTAACAGTTGAATGA
- a CDS encoding MBL fold metallo-hydrolase, with translation MTVNMDIQPQIEGFFDEASNTISYIAKDPNSDHCAIIDSVMDIDYAAGRITSEHADQLVARITERGLTLDWIIETHVHADHLSAAPYLQDKLGGKIGVSEKIMVVQETFGKVFNEGTEFQRDGSQFDALFSDSDTYTVGDMSCYVMATPGHTPACMVHVMGDAAFVGDTLFMPDGGSARADFPGGDAGELYDSIQKVLALPAEMRLFMCHDYGPNGRAIAWETTVADQRAANIHVGGGKSREDFIKFRTDRDAQLAMPKLIIPALQVNMRAGHVPTDKDGNPMLKVPVNGL, from the coding sequence ATGACCGTGAACATGGATATCCAGCCGCAAATCGAAGGCTTCTTTGACGAAGCGAGCAACACAATCAGCTATATCGCCAAAGACCCGAATTCGGATCACTGCGCGATCATCGACAGCGTGATGGATATTGATTACGCCGCCGGACGCATCACATCCGAGCACGCCGATCAGCTGGTTGCGCGGATTACAGAGCGCGGGTTGACGCTGGACTGGATCATCGAAACCCATGTGCATGCCGATCATTTGAGCGCTGCGCCGTATTTGCAAGACAAGCTGGGCGGCAAAATCGGTGTCAGTGAAAAGATTATGGTGGTGCAGGAAACCTTTGGAAAAGTGTTCAACGAGGGCACGGAATTCCAGCGCGACGGGTCGCAGTTTGATGCGTTGTTCAGCGACAGTGACACCTACACCGTTGGCGATATGAGCTGTTATGTCATGGCCACCCCGGGCCATACGCCGGCATGCATGGTTCATGTGATGGGAGACGCCGCCTTTGTCGGGGACACGCTGTTCATGCCCGACGGCGGATCGGCGCGGGCGGATTTTCCGGGCGGGGACGCAGGGGAGTTGTATGACAGCATCCAGAAGGTGCTGGCCCTGCCCGCCGAGATGCGCCTGTTCATGTGTCATGATTACGGGCCGAACGGGCGCGCCATTGCATGGGAAACCACGGTGGCGGACCAACGAGCGGCCAACATCCATGTCGGCGGCGGCAAGTCCCGCGAGGATTTCATCAAATTTCGAACGGATCGCGACGCGCAACTGGCGATGCCAAAGCTGATTATCCCGGCACTACAGGTGAATATGCGCGCCGGGCATGTACCCACCGACAAGGACGGGAATCCGATGCTGAAAGTGCCCGTTAACGGGTTGTGA
- a CDS encoding YeeE/YedE family protein, whose product MANFGRVMGAMGILAGFLMPTSRSDWGWRTSLLAGMVSAPALFWLVSGQSVTVQVPVSSAAMIIGGLIVGVGATYGGGGTSGHGVCGIARLSPRSIVATVVFMIAAVVTVYVTRHIFGTGISSGIGGAL is encoded by the coding sequence ATGGCCAATTTTGGCCGCGTCATGGGTGCCATGGGCATTTTGGCAGGCTTTCTGATGCCGACGTCGCGCAGCGATTGGGGTTGGCGCACGAGCCTGTTGGCCGGAATGGTCAGCGCACCCGCCCTCTTTTGGTTGGTCAGCGGCCAATCGGTAACGGTTCAGGTGCCAGTTTCTAGCGCAGCTATGATCATTGGCGGATTGATCGTCGGGGTCGGCGCGACATATGGCGGCGGCGGCACATCAGGGCACGGCGTCTGTGGCATCGCGCGATTGTCGCCGCGTTCTATCGTGGCTACGGTGGTGTTCATGATCGCGGCGGTGGTGACGGTTTACGTCACGCGCCATATCTTCGGAACTGGGATCAGTTCTGGGATCGGGGGTGCCCTATAA
- a CDS encoding IS30 family transposase, with the protein MDIRSKHLSSEDRGVILAEHNRGSSQRLIGQLLHRPASTICRELARGRQEDGSYCPQAARQAYDARRARCRRKRKLVEGSDLNRFVHGKLVHLHWSPEQIAQRLRLMKPDDPSAHVSHETIYAAIYAQPRGGLKAAMIEALRQAKPKRGLKRRTAAGSAMVPESLRIINRPEEIEARLVPGHWEGDLIKGAFNRSSVGTLVERKTRFVILCKMDGNGAEAALDSFTRQMRRLPAALRKSMTYDRGSEMACHPELARRLKIDIWFCDPHAPWQRGSNENTNGLLRQYMPKGTDLNGASQTWLNDVANLMNNRPRKTLGWRTPAEAMADEIAAFKSTVALDV; encoded by the coding sequence ATGGACATACGAAGCAAGCACCTCAGCAGCGAGGACCGTGGCGTGATATTAGCCGAGCATAATAGGGGCAGCAGTCAGCGGTTGATCGGCCAGCTTTTGCATCGCCCGGCGAGCACGATCTGCCGTGAGCTGGCGCGAGGTCGGCAGGAAGACGGCAGCTATTGCCCGCAAGCGGCGCGGCAGGCCTATGATGCCCGGCGTGCGCGCTGCCGCCGCAAGCGCAAGCTTGTGGAGGGGAGCGATCTTAATCGTTTCGTTCATGGCAAGCTCGTACATCTGCACTGGTCGCCTGAGCAGATTGCGCAGAGACTGCGTCTCATGAAGCCTGATGATCCATCCGCCCATGTGAGCCATGAGACCATCTATGCCGCGATTTACGCGCAGCCACGTGGTGGGCTGAAGGCGGCGATGATCGAGGCGTTGCGTCAAGCGAAGCCTAAGCGTGGGCTCAAGCGCAGGACAGCGGCGGGCAGTGCTATGGTCCCGGAATCATTGCGCATTATCAACCGCCCTGAAGAGATCGAAGCGCGACTGGTACCAGGCCATTGGGAGGGCGACCTCATCAAGGGCGCATTCAATCGCTCGTCAGTGGGGACCTTGGTCGAGCGCAAGACACGCTTTGTCATTCTTTGCAAAATGGACGGCAATGGGGCCGAGGCCGCGCTCGACAGCTTCACCCGCCAGATGAGACGACTACCCGCTGCTTTGCGCAAGAGCATGACCTACGACCGCGGCTCCGAAATGGCCTGCCACCCCGAACTCGCCAGACGGTTGAAGATCGATATCTGGTTCTGCGATCCGCATGCGCCTTGGCAGCGTGGCAGCAACGAGAACACCAACGGACTGCTGCGTCAGTACATGCCCAAAGGAACTGACCTGAACGGTGCAAGCCAAACATGGCTGAACGACGTTGCAAACCTGATGAACAACCGTCCGAGAAAAACTCTCGGATGGAGAACACCCGCTGAAGCCATGGCCGACGAAATCGCGGCCTTCAAATCAACCGTTGCACTTGATGTTTGA
- the ade gene encoding adenine deaminase, with the protein MAELTKRIAQGRGDAAADLVLRGAQVFDVITGAMLDGDVAICGDTIVGTCADYDGKQIVDVTGLTLVPGFIDTHLHIESSLVTPFEFDRLVTPLGVTTAICDPHEIANVLGVAGIQYFLDAALETVLDIRVNLSSCVPSTDMESSGARIEAADLIALRDHAAVIGLAEVMNYPGVIHQDQGIMAKLEAFKGGHIDGHAPMLSGKDLNAYIAAGIRTEHEATTADEAREKLQKGLRVLIREGSVSKDLDALLPLLDERTASYMCFCTDDRNPLDIDEHGHLDYIIRTAIKRGTSAVAVYRAASLSAAEAFGLKDRGLIAPGQRADIVALVSLESCDAKMTFCGGVHAAETAFNARKITPTIGRNSVQAPTVTAADFRTTSNRAETDVIGVIPGKIITEHLHEVIEPQNGDKSPDIARDLIKIAVVERHGINGNIATGFVKGFGLQRGAIASTVCHDHHNIACVGANYDDMALASNRMTALEGGFVVTENGKILAELALPVAGLMSLESFEHVREKLEILRAAAKSLGVTLDEPFLQLAFLALPVIPMLKITDRGMVDVAKFEIISS; encoded by the coding sequence ATGGCCGAACTCACCAAACGAATTGCACAAGGGCGCGGCGATGCTGCGGCAGATTTGGTTCTGCGTGGCGCTCAGGTGTTTGATGTCATCACGGGCGCAATGCTAGACGGTGATGTGGCGATTTGTGGCGATACCATCGTTGGCACCTGCGCCGATTACGACGGCAAACAAATCGTGGATGTTACCGGCCTCACCCTCGTGCCCGGTTTCATCGACACGCATCTGCACATCGAAAGCAGCCTTGTCACACCGTTTGAATTTGACCGTCTCGTCACCCCCCTTGGCGTGACCACCGCGATCTGTGATCCCCATGAAATTGCGAATGTTTTGGGCGTCGCAGGTATCCAGTACTTCCTCGATGCGGCCCTTGAAACTGTGCTTGATATTCGCGTTAACCTCAGCTCTTGCGTTCCCTCAACCGACATGGAATCGTCCGGGGCGCGGATTGAGGCGGCGGACCTGATCGCGCTGCGCGACCACGCGGCGGTGATTGGTCTGGCCGAGGTCATGAACTACCCTGGCGTGATCCACCAAGACCAAGGGATCATGGCGAAACTTGAGGCGTTCAAAGGCGGCCATATCGACGGCCATGCGCCGATGTTGTCGGGCAAAGATCTGAACGCCTACATCGCCGCTGGCATCCGCACGGAACACGAAGCCACGACCGCCGATGAAGCCCGCGAAAAGCTGCAAAAAGGCCTGCGCGTGTTGATCCGCGAAGGGTCGGTGTCCAAAGACCTCGACGCATTGTTGCCGCTTCTGGATGAACGCACTGCCAGCTACATGTGTTTTTGCACCGATGATCGTAACCCGCTGGATATCGACGAACACGGACATCTGGACTACATAATCCGCACCGCGATCAAACGCGGCACATCCGCAGTCGCAGTCTACCGCGCAGCATCGCTGTCAGCTGCCGAAGCCTTCGGTCTCAAAGATCGCGGCCTCATCGCGCCGGGTCAGCGCGCAGATATCGTCGCCCTTGTCAGCTTGGAAAGTTGCGATGCGAAAATGACCTTCTGTGGCGGCGTCCATGCCGCTGAAACTGCGTTCAATGCGCGTAAAATTACCCCCACAATCGGGCGCAATTCTGTGCAAGCCCCGACCGTCACAGCCGCCGATTTCCGCACCACATCCAACCGCGCCGAAACTGACGTGATCGGCGTTATCCCCGGTAAAATCATCACCGAGCATCTGCACGAAGTGATTGAGCCGCAAAACGGTGACAAATCCCCCGACATCGCCCGCGACCTGATCAAGATCGCTGTCGTCGAACGCCACGGCATAAACGGCAATATCGCCACGGGCTTCGTGAAAGGCTTCGGTTTGCAACGCGGCGCCATTGCCTCAACCGTTTGTCATGATCACCACAACATCGCCTGCGTCGGCGCGAATTACGACGATATGGCCCTGGCCTCTAATCGCATGACGGCACTTGAGGGGGGATTTGTCGTCACCGAAAACGGTAAAATTCTGGCCGAACTGGCCTTGCCAGTGGCGGGTCTCATGAGTCTCGAGTCGTTCGAACACGTGCGCGAAAAACTTGAAATCCTACGCGCCGCTGCTAAATCATTGGGCGTCACCCTGGACGAGCCGTTCCTGCAACTGGCGTTCCTCGCACTGCCGGTGATCCCGATGCTCAAAATCACCGATCGCGGCATGGTTGACGTCGCCAAATTCGAAATCATCTCGTCTTAG